The following proteins are co-located in the Sphingomonas panacis genome:
- a CDS encoding alpha/beta hydrolase, translated as MLSVASPAVANRVIDDSYSVSRRFEGYRSQYPGISLPLIAPQTGQTLAFDLVYKTVGERDLHMDVFSPAPRRNVRQGLVLVHGGAWRSGTKAHFYALANLLAQRGFTIFLPEYRLAVEQPYPAGMDDIADAVAWAKHEAPRYGVRADRIAVGGASSGGQMASLLAYRAASSANGNARPPVNALIDMDGVLDASSPLALQYENAAGPESPLARWLGGSFEQVPEVWRAASAASYVGPASPPTLIISSGAPRFTAGRERVTSVLQRNGIRTATYMYTNAPHDFWLFDPYLKQAVAQITAFLRAVGGDQAHKGQSR; from the coding sequence TTGCTGAGCGTCGCCAGTCCGGCGGTGGCGAACCGCGTTATCGATGACAGCTATTCGGTCTCACGCCGCTTCGAGGGCTACCGATCACAATATCCCGGCATCTCGCTGCCTTTGATCGCGCCGCAGACCGGTCAGACCTTGGCGTTCGACCTCGTCTATAAGACGGTCGGCGAGCGCGATTTGCACATGGACGTCTTCAGTCCGGCTCCGCGCAGGAACGTTCGCCAAGGACTCGTTCTGGTTCATGGGGGTGCGTGGCGGTCCGGGACTAAGGCGCATTTTTACGCGCTCGCCAATCTGTTGGCACAACGCGGCTTTACCATATTCCTGCCCGAATATCGCCTGGCGGTGGAACAGCCCTATCCGGCGGGTATGGACGATATCGCCGATGCAGTGGCCTGGGCCAAGCACGAGGCGCCGCGTTATGGCGTGCGGGCCGATCGCATCGCAGTCGGCGGTGCCTCCTCGGGCGGGCAGATGGCGTCACTGCTCGCCTATCGCGCTGCTTCGTCCGCGAACGGCAATGCGCGCCCGCCGGTCAATGCCTTGATCGACATGGACGGTGTGCTCGACGCCAGTAGCCCGCTCGCTCTGCAATACGAAAATGCAGCCGGGCCAGAGTCTCCGTTAGCGCGATGGCTTGGCGGTTCATTTGAACAGGTGCCGGAGGTGTGGCGGGCCGCCAGCGCGGCAAGCTATGTCGGCCCGGCATCGCCGCCGACCCTCATCATCAGCAGCGGAGCGCCGCGGTTCACCGCCGGCCGCGAGCGCGTGACGTCGGTTCTGCAACGCAACGGCATCCGAACGGCCACCTACATGTACACCAATGCGCCCCACGATTTCTGGTTGTTCGATCCATATCTGAAGCAGGCGGTCGCTCAGATCACAGCCTTTCTACGGGCGGTCGGCGGCGATCAGGCGCACAAGGGGCAATCACGATGA
- a CDS encoding FadR/GntR family transcriptional regulator, protein MATRLNAALPSSSANSERLYQRLARMLIDEMASGRYKVGDRLPAERELSIEHNMSRPAVREALIALEVQGFIEVRVGAGAFVRRLPGDSDDRPQFAVTAFELTEARMVFEGESAALAAVHIGDDELAELEKLVEQIKDAPFDAAEDADRSFHFVIAKATRNTAIQMTIEEFWRIRSTSPECTLLHDKARTANVRPVIEEHNAILAALRERNPAAARVAMRAHLAAVMDHLLFQTEERAIEEARKAVANTRARYRAAAHV, encoded by the coding sequence ATGGCCACGCGCCTGAACGCGGCACTTCCTTCATCATCGGCAAATAGCGAACGGCTGTATCAGCGGCTGGCTCGGATGCTGATCGACGAGATGGCCTCCGGACGCTACAAAGTCGGCGATCGACTCCCCGCCGAACGGGAGCTTTCGATAGAACATAACATGAGCCGTCCCGCCGTCCGAGAGGCGCTGATCGCACTGGAAGTTCAAGGTTTCATTGAAGTTCGCGTAGGTGCCGGAGCGTTTGTGCGCCGGCTGCCCGGAGACAGCGACGATCGTCCTCAGTTTGCGGTAACAGCCTTCGAGCTGACTGAGGCACGCATGGTTTTTGAAGGAGAGTCCGCGGCTCTTGCTGCCGTACACATCGGTGACGACGAACTGGCTGAACTTGAGAAACTTGTTGAACAGATCAAAGACGCCCCGTTTGACGCAGCAGAAGATGCTGACCGATCGTTCCATTTCGTAATTGCCAAGGCGACGCGTAATACGGCGATACAGATGACGATTGAAGAATTTTGGCGCATCCGCTCTACGTCGCCCGAATGCACGCTCCTCCATGACAAAGCCCGTACTGCCAATGTGCGACCTGTAATCGAGGAGCATAATGCGATTCTTGCTGCATTGCGCGAGCGAAATCCCGCCGCTGCCCGTGTGGCAATGCGAGCACACCTTGCCGCGGTGATGGATCATTTGTTGTTCCAGACTGAGGAGCGCGCGATTGAAGAGGCTCGCAAAGCTGTTGCCAACACGCGCGCGCGATACCGGGCGGCGGCGCACGTCTAG
- a CDS encoding TonB-dependent receptor, whose protein sequence is MIRTRHTLALALLAGTALVATPASAQDTPPGAPPAPAAAEEAPMQDIVVTGNVNREGLRKLDASYSISTASAEQIRQVQPTSTADLLKIVPGVWVESSGGQAGANVFIRGFPSTGDAPFLTLELNGSPLVAPSSLSFMENSSLFRLDDTIERLEVLRGGPSPIFSNGQPGATTNFILKEGTSEPHLSLRATYGTEGTYRGDVVAQGPIAADTTYMLGGFYRYSDGFRKTGFQGDLGGQITGSITHKFDAGKLTVYGRYLDDQNAFYTPMPLVENNGKFSTFAGFDARTDTLVGKEIERTLIETGPSVGGGATQKKVVDLSRGRGANIFTFGSNFSYDVGGGFTIQNNINYTKGTSETNALFTGSNPQSVSEYLAAAGGPGTVTYAGTGQALTGTQQTIQAGIWTVQKHIQSFTDELKLSKSLFEGNTLTLGGYYSHVADHDIWNLGNNILLALEPNARVLNARLANGTILTRDGFTSANSYDVNAKYKSDNIAGYVSDEWKIGQLRLDGGVRVEHVSLRDTFENSSTGDLDANPLTAYNNNATYLNGTYTSVRYKKTQVSWTAGADYAFTGNLNGFVRANRGALLPQFDDLRGNATAIQNIKPQTADQYEVGLKTSTRLYDVYLTGFYNRFHNLIFQDIRVVNGVEQNVVLFGGSRAYGLEFEGALRPVEGVQIAVRGVVQDGKFKDFGPNTGNDVNRQPKFQIAATPSYTFRSAWGQARLFGTFTHIGNRYADIENQQRLGSYQTLDLGASIDLNDRFSLQATVDNVTDTLALTEGNVRTVGSANGNGYFLGRPIFGRHGTITAAVKF, encoded by the coding sequence ATGATCCGTACCCGCCACACCCTCGCGCTGGCGTTGCTCGCCGGCACCGCGCTCGTCGCGACGCCCGCCTCCGCGCAGGATACCCCCCCGGGCGCACCGCCGGCGCCCGCTGCCGCCGAAGAGGCACCGATGCAGGACATCGTCGTCACCGGCAACGTCAACCGCGAGGGCCTGCGCAAGCTCGACGCGAGCTATTCGATCTCCACCGCGAGCGCCGAGCAGATCCGTCAGGTACAGCCGACCTCGACCGCAGACCTGCTCAAGATCGTGCCGGGCGTGTGGGTGGAAAGCTCGGGCGGCCAAGCCGGCGCGAACGTCTTCATCCGCGGGTTTCCCTCGACCGGCGACGCGCCGTTCCTCACGCTCGAACTGAACGGTTCGCCGCTTGTCGCGCCGTCGTCGCTGTCGTTCATGGAGAATAGTTCGCTGTTCCGCCTCGATGACACGATCGAGCGGCTTGAAGTTCTGCGCGGCGGCCCGAGCCCGATCTTCTCGAACGGCCAGCCGGGCGCGACCACCAACTTCATCCTCAAGGAAGGCACGTCCGAGCCGCATCTGTCGCTGCGTGCGACCTACGGCACCGAGGGGACGTATCGCGGCGATGTCGTGGCCCAGGGGCCGATCGCGGCCGACACCACCTACATGCTCGGCGGCTTCTACCGCTATTCGGACGGGTTCCGTAAAACCGGCTTCCAGGGCGATCTCGGCGGGCAGATCACCGGCAGCATCACGCACAAATTCGATGCCGGCAAGCTGACCGTCTACGGCCGCTACCTCGACGACCAGAACGCGTTCTACACGCCGATGCCGCTGGTTGAGAACAACGGCAAGTTCAGCACCTTCGCCGGGTTCGACGCGCGCACCGACACGCTGGTCGGCAAGGAGATCGAGCGCACGCTGATCGAGACCGGCCCGAGCGTGGGCGGCGGCGCGACGCAGAAGAAGGTGGTCGATCTGTCGCGCGGGCGCGGCGCCAACATCTTCACGTTCGGCTCGAACTTCAGCTACGATGTCGGCGGCGGCTTCACGATCCAGAACAACATCAACTATACCAAGGGCACGTCGGAGACGAACGCGCTGTTCACGGGATCGAACCCGCAGTCCGTGTCCGAATATCTCGCGGCGGCGGGCGGCCCCGGCACCGTGACCTATGCCGGCACCGGCCAGGCGCTGACCGGCACCCAGCAGACCATCCAGGCCGGCATCTGGACGGTTCAGAAGCACATCCAGAGCTTCACCGACGAACTCAAACTGTCGAAAAGCCTGTTCGAGGGCAACACGCTGACGCTCGGCGGGTATTATTCGCATGTCGCCGATCACGATATCTGGAACCTCGGCAACAACATCCTGCTCGCGCTCGAACCCAATGCGCGGGTCCTCAACGCTCGGCTCGCCAATGGTACGATCCTGACGCGCGACGGCTTCACCAGCGCCAACAGCTACGACGTCAACGCGAAGTACAAGAGCGACAATATCGCCGGCTATGTCAGCGACGAGTGGAAGATCGGCCAGCTCCGGCTCGACGGCGGCGTGCGCGTCGAGCATGTCAGCTTACGCGATACGTTCGAGAACAGCTCGACGGGCGATCTCGATGCCAACCCGCTCACCGCGTACAACAACAACGCCACCTACCTGAACGGCACCTACACCAGCGTGCGCTACAAGAAGACGCAGGTGTCGTGGACGGCCGGCGCGGATTATGCGTTTACCGGCAATCTCAACGGTTTCGTCCGCGCGAACCGGGGTGCGTTGCTGCCGCAGTTCGACGATTTGCGCGGCAACGCGACCGCGATCCAGAACATCAAGCCGCAGACCGCGGACCAGTATGAGGTCGGCCTCAAGACCTCGACGCGGCTGTACGACGTGTATCTGACCGGCTTCTACAACCGCTTCCACAACCTGATCTTCCAGGACATCCGCGTGGTGAACGGCGTCGAGCAGAACGTGGTGCTGTTCGGCGGGTCGCGCGCTTACGGTCTTGAGTTCGAAGGCGCATTGCGTCCGGTCGAAGGAGTCCAGATCGCAGTGCGCGGTGTTGTGCAGGACGGCAAGTTTAAGGATTTCGGGCCGAATACGGGCAACGACGTCAACCGCCAGCCCAAGTTCCAGATCGCCGCCACCCCGTCCTACACCTTCCGCAGCGCGTGGGGCCAGGCGCGGCTGTTCGGCACGTTCACGCACATCGGCAATCGTTATGCCGATATCGAGAACCAGCAGCGGCTCGGCAGCTACCAGACGCTCGACCTCGGCGCGTCGATCGATCTGAACGATCGCTTCTCGCTTCAGGCGACCGTGGACAACGTGACCGACACGCTGGCGCTGACCGAGGGCAACGTCCGCACGGTCGGCTCGGCCAATGGCAACGGCTATTTCCTCGGCCGGCCAATCTTCGGCCGCCACGGGACGATCACTGCCGCAGTCAAGTTCTAA
- a CDS encoding MFS transporter — translation MSDMRRGWRGIPLRWRLIGLVTLGTILNYLARSTLSVAAPQLKTEFGMTTEDYSWVVLAFQASYTVMQTVAGGVLDVLGTRLGFFLFAIGWAIANMAHALATGWPSLAVFRAFLGATEAAAIPAGAKAVSEWFPPRERSLATSVFQMGTSVGNMIAPPLVAFCILAWNWQAAFLVTGGLSLMWALLWYWSYRSPADHPALSDAERAAMTAARGEDVGAKPATRRDLLRSRAFWGIAVPRFLAEPAWQTFNFFIPLYLVSVWKLDLKSIALWAWMPFLAADFGSLAAGVLPTWLMKRGVSLVASRKVTMTIGALCMIGPACIGLAASPGIAILLFCVGGFAHQMLSGALITLCADMFDSRTVGTASGMAGTSAWVGGMLFTLLIGQSADAWGYDPLFAALAALDLLAAAVLWSLLRAMPRKALLVQRGE, via the coding sequence ATGAGCGATATGCGCCGGGGCTGGCGCGGCATCCCCTTGCGCTGGCGTTTGATCGGCCTCGTCACGCTGGGGACGATTCTCAACTATCTCGCGCGGTCTACGCTGTCGGTCGCGGCGCCGCAGTTGAAGACCGAATTCGGCATGACGACCGAGGATTATAGCTGGGTCGTGCTGGCGTTCCAGGCGAGCTACACCGTGATGCAAACGGTCGCGGGCGGGGTGCTTGACGTGCTGGGCACACGGCTTGGCTTCTTCCTGTTCGCGATCGGCTGGGCGATCGCCAACATGGCGCACGCGCTGGCGACGGGCTGGCCCAGCCTCGCCGTGTTCCGCGCGTTCCTCGGCGCGACCGAAGCAGCGGCAATCCCCGCCGGTGCCAAAGCCGTTTCGGAATGGTTCCCGCCGCGCGAACGCTCGCTGGCGACCAGCGTATTTCAGATGGGCACCAGCGTCGGCAACATGATCGCGCCGCCGCTCGTCGCCTTCTGCATCCTCGCCTGGAACTGGCAGGCGGCATTCCTCGTCACCGGCGGGCTGAGCCTGATGTGGGCGCTGCTATGGTATTGGAGCTACCGGAGCCCCGCCGACCATCCTGCACTCAGCGATGCCGAGCGCGCGGCGATGACCGCGGCGCGCGGCGAGGATGTCGGTGCCAAGCCCGCTACGCGGCGGGATCTTCTGCGCAGCCGCGCCTTCTGGGGAATTGCGGTGCCGCGGTTCCTCGCCGAGCCGGCATGGCAGACGTTCAACTTCTTCATCCCGCTCTATCTCGTGTCGGTGTGGAAGCTCGATCTGAAGAGTATCGCGCTGTGGGCGTGGATGCCGTTCCTCGCCGCCGATTTCGGCAGTCTCGCAGCGGGCGTGCTGCCGACCTGGCTGATGAAGCGTGGCGTATCGCTGGTTGCATCGCGCAAGGTGACGATGACGATCGGTGCGCTGTGCATGATCGGTCCGGCCTGCATCGGTCTTGCCGCATCGCCCGGCATCGCGATCCTGCTGTTTTGCGTCGGCGGCTTCGCCCATCAAATGTTGAGCGGCGCACTTATCACCTTGTGCGCCGACATGTTCGACAGCCGGACCGTCGGGACGGCGAGCGGTATGGCGGGCACCTCGGCCTGGGTCGGCGGTATGCTGTTCACGCTGTTGATCGGGCAGAGCGCGGATGCCTGGGGGTACGACCCGCTTTTCGCCGCGCTGGCAGCGCTCGACCTGCTGGCGGCGGCCGTATTGTGGAGCCTGTTGCGCGCGATGCCGCGCAAGGCACTTTTGGTTCAGAGAGGCGAATAA
- a CDS encoding pectinesterase family protein: protein MIRLTLVCGTMLAGAFASGQEAAARELRVSGACTGAIHCFDSLAAAAAEANRDTGTGWITIRVGEGSYREKIAISRSKVRLIGSGSARTKLHFNAVAQTSRAYHRDGWGTPGSATLTIDANDVIVSGMTIENDYDYLANDALPDDAKNKIGNPQAVALLTDIHSDRVSVRKSALVGYQDTLFANGKRVHITDSLIAGNIDFIFGNGMVLIERSEIRSRRRASATHGEPFQSFIAAPSTLLDQPVGIVFYRSRLTREAGVPDKVVALARPWHPTTRFADGRYANPRAIGQVSFIDCFLDAHIAPDHWASMNGTARDGTMSDVFRPQDSRFFEQGSVGPGAKARDIGMPANGFGDIAPIKRIIFENWPGRR, encoded by the coding sequence ATGATCCGCCTAACCCTTGTCTGCGGCACGATGCTCGCGGGCGCGTTTGCAAGCGGGCAGGAGGCCGCGGCGCGTGAACTGAGGGTGAGTGGAGCTTGTACCGGCGCCATCCACTGTTTCGATTCGCTTGCCGCAGCAGCGGCGGAGGCGAATCGCGACACAGGTACGGGATGGATTACAATCCGTGTGGGTGAGGGCTCCTATCGCGAGAAAATCGCGATCTCGCGCAGCAAGGTGAGACTGATTGGAAGTGGTTCGGCGCGCACGAAACTTCATTTCAATGCTGTCGCCCAGACATCGCGCGCGTATCATCGGGACGGTTGGGGCACTCCCGGCTCTGCCACGCTGACGATCGATGCCAATGATGTGATCGTCTCGGGAATGACCATCGAAAACGACTATGACTATCTGGCGAACGACGCATTGCCTGACGATGCCAAGAACAAGATCGGTAACCCCCAAGCGGTCGCGCTCCTGACCGATATTCATAGTGACCGCGTCAGCGTCCGGAAGAGCGCGCTGGTGGGCTACCAGGATACCCTGTTCGCCAACGGCAAGCGGGTCCATATCACCGACAGTCTGATTGCGGGCAATATCGACTTCATTTTCGGTAATGGCATGGTTCTGATCGAACGGTCTGAGATCCGATCGCGCCGGCGCGCCTCGGCGACGCACGGCGAGCCGTTCCAGTCGTTTATCGCCGCCCCTTCGACACTCCTTGATCAGCCGGTGGGCATCGTCTTTTATCGATCTCGACTGACGCGCGAGGCGGGCGTTCCGGACAAAGTCGTCGCTCTCGCAAGGCCGTGGCACCCCACTACGCGCTTCGCCGATGGGCGTTACGCCAATCCGCGCGCGATCGGGCAGGTCTCGTTCATCGACTGCTTCCTGGACGCGCACATAGCGCCCGACCATTGGGCTTCCATGAATGGCACGGCGCGAGATGGCACAATGTCGGACGTTTTCCGGCCACAAGACTCCCGGTTCTTCGAGCAGGGCTCCGTTGGTCCAGGTGCGAAGGCTCGCGACATCGGGATGCCCGCGAACGGCTTTGGCGACATTGCTCCAATCAAGCGTATCATTTTCGAAAACTGGCCTGGTCGCCGCTGA
- a CDS encoding glycoside hydrolase family 2 TIM barrel-domain containing protein, producing the protein MTRRLAIMFAAGVLLAGLNPQAGWAQADSGVAKSGDARTIIPLADGWRFHLGDSGDASAGTSFNDLAWSPVSVPHTWNHVGYYRSDPSSHRNRADNIDKTQGTGWYRLHFTPSTDLHGKRAWLEFDAASRIASVWLNGKKLGEHAGGFSRFRLDATDALELGRVNTLAVRVDNTAPATGASATADVLPLTGDFFVHGGLYRPVRLIAVEPIHIDLADFGGSGVFATTTSATAAAARVAVRTRITNADRHAGTARVTASLIDADGRTAASMQRSLKFAGAATQDAALTLDVASPHRWQGVDDPYLYTLSIDVTDADGRLLDRVRQPFGIRTIRIDPDRGLFLNDKHVQLRGVGYHQDREGKGWAIDSADVAADVAIMREMGVNAIRLTHYQHGQTIHDLADRYGLLLWDEIPLVSAWTRRGELEPRAALIDNARQQMRELIHQNGNHPSVVSWGIANEVDFGNSFPAFLTGYADGKAPDPIPLLKILQDVAHAEDSSRQTALATCCEGRLFDQGVAIPTTAAAADLGGANRYFGWYFGVPGDLGPHLDMLHAKRPQQPLSVTEYGAGGATSIHTDDVRGGAIDSRGVTQPEEYESYIHEEAWKTLKARPYLWATFLWNSFDFATTIRTEGDAQDINTKGLVTYDRGIRKDAYYFYKANWTQTPTIHINGRRYVDRAYRVTDISVYSNAVSTELVLNGRPLGPRGDCPDRICVWKGVALDVGTNKLVARGGATEDRVEWTLSPDAAANVRIDTGAIVAAPARARYGSDAFFTGGKAGTLNKPAEYGKPAVSATIMGAAEVAVAATYREGRFRYAIPLADGRYRVTLTFVEPSLAAGERVFDVTANGKTIVKAIDIARVTGGAAKALQRSATVAVRGGVLDLGFEPIKGDAIVSAIEIVR; encoded by the coding sequence ATGACCCGTCGTTTGGCAATCATGTTCGCTGCAGGTGTGCTGCTCGCGGGTCTCAACCCACAAGCGGGTTGGGCTCAGGCCGATTCTGGTGTCGCGAAGTCCGGTGACGCTCGCACGATCATTCCCCTGGCCGATGGCTGGCGATTTCATCTTGGCGATTCAGGTGATGCGAGTGCCGGGACATCCTTCAACGACCTGGCGTGGAGTCCGGTCAGCGTCCCCCACACCTGGAATCATGTCGGTTATTATCGGTCCGATCCATCCAGCCACCGCAATCGCGCCGACAATATAGACAAGACTCAGGGGACAGGCTGGTATCGCCTGCACTTCACCCCGAGCACCGATCTTCACGGCAAGCGTGCATGGCTCGAATTCGATGCGGCCAGCCGCATCGCCAGCGTTTGGCTCAATGGCAAGAAGCTTGGCGAGCATGCCGGCGGCTTCTCGCGTTTTCGCTTGGACGCTACCGATGCTCTCGAGCTCGGTAGGGTAAATACCCTTGCCGTCCGCGTCGACAATACCGCACCGGCGACGGGTGCTTCGGCTACCGCCGACGTGCTTCCGCTAACTGGCGACTTCTTCGTCCACGGCGGTCTGTATCGGCCCGTAAGGCTGATAGCGGTCGAACCGATCCATATCGATCTTGCCGATTTCGGCGGCTCCGGCGTCTTTGCGACGACCACCAGTGCGACGGCTGCAGCGGCGCGGGTCGCCGTGCGGACACGTATCACCAACGCGGATCGACACGCCGGTACCGCCCGCGTCACCGCCAGCCTGATCGATGCCGACGGGCGGACCGCAGCCTCGATGCAGAGGTCGTTGAAGTTCGCGGGCGCAGCGACGCAGGACGCGGCGCTGACACTGGACGTCGCCAGCCCGCATCGGTGGCAGGGTGTCGACGACCCTTATCTTTATACGCTCTCGATCGACGTCACCGACGCGGACGGTCGTCTGCTCGACCGCGTGCGCCAACCATTTGGCATCCGCACGATCCGGATTGATCCCGACCGGGGCCTGTTCCTCAACGACAAGCATGTGCAGTTGCGCGGCGTCGGCTATCATCAGGATCGCGAGGGCAAGGGGTGGGCGATCGACTCCGCCGACGTCGCCGCCGATGTGGCGATCATGCGCGAGATGGGCGTGAACGCGATCCGGCTCACACATTACCAACATGGGCAGACCATCCACGACCTCGCCGACCGCTATGGTCTGCTGTTGTGGGACGAAATTCCGTTGGTGTCCGCGTGGACGCGGCGCGGCGAGTTGGAGCCGCGCGCCGCGCTCATCGACAATGCCCGCCAACAGATGCGCGAGTTGATCCACCAGAACGGCAATCATCCTTCGGTGGTAAGTTGGGGCATCGCGAATGAGGTCGATTTCGGCAATTCCTTTCCGGCATTTCTGACGGGCTATGCCGACGGTAAAGCGCCAGACCCGATCCCGCTGTTGAAAATTTTGCAGGACGTCGCCCATGCCGAAGATTCGAGCCGGCAGACCGCCCTGGCGACTTGTTGCGAGGGCCGTCTGTTCGATCAGGGCGTCGCCATCCCGACGACCGCTGCGGCGGCGGATCTCGGCGGCGCGAACCGCTATTTCGGTTGGTATTTCGGCGTGCCGGGGGATCTAGGCCCGCATCTCGACATGCTTCACGCCAAGCGGCCGCAGCAGCCCCTGTCCGTGACCGAATACGGTGCCGGCGGCGCGACGAGCATCCATACCGACGACGTGCGTGGCGGTGCAATCGATTCCCGTGGCGTTACCCAGCCCGAAGAATATGAGAGCTATATCCATGAGGAAGCGTGGAAAACGCTTAAGGCGCGCCCTTACCTCTGGGCAACGTTCCTGTGGAATTCCTTCGACTTTGCCACGACGATCCGCACCGAAGGCGACGCGCAGGACATCAATACCAAGGGGCTCGTCACCTACGATCGGGGCATTCGCAAGGATGCCTATTACTTCTACAAGGCCAATTGGACGCAGACCCCGACCATCCACATCAACGGCCGGCGCTACGTCGATCGCGCATACCGGGTGACCGACATCAGCGTGTACAGCAACGCGGTGTCGACCGAACTCGTTTTGAACGGGCGTCCGCTCGGGCCGCGCGGTGATTGCCCTGATCGCATCTGCGTATGGAAGGGGGTCGCGCTCGACGTCGGGACCAATAAGCTCGTGGCGCGAGGCGGCGCTACGGAGGACAGAGTTGAATGGACTCTGTCGCCGGATGCCGCCGCGAACGTGCGGATCGACACGGGCGCGATCGTGGCCGCGCCGGCGCGGGCGCGATACGGATCGGATGCGTTCTTCACGGGCGGCAAGGCGGGGACGCTCAACAAGCCGGCCGAGTATGGCAAACCGGCAGTCTCGGCGACCATCATGGGCGCGGCGGAGGTTGCCGTGGCGGCGACCTATCGTGAGGGCAGGTTCCGTTACGCCATCCCACTCGCGGACGGACGTTACCGCGTCACGCTGACGTTCGTCGAGCCTTCGCTCGCTGCGGGGGAACGCGTCTTCGACGTGACCGCGAACGGCAAGACGATCGTGAAGGCGATCGACATCGCGCGGGTGACGGGTGGCGCGGCAAAGGCATTGCAGCGTAGCGCCACCGTCGCGGTGCGTGGCGGCGTGCTCGACCTGGGGTTCGAGCCGATTAAGGGCGATGCGATCGTCTCCGCGATCGAGATTGTGCGATGA
- the uxuA gene encoding mannonate dehydratase, with the protein MLMTQTMRWFGPADPVQLHGIRQAGATQVVTALHEVHNGAVWERDAIAARKAAIRAAGLDWTVVESLPVEEGLKTRSADWGRLIDNYRQSLINLAACGIDVVTYNFMPLLDWTRTDLGWELPDGARALRFEAVAVAAYDLFILRRSGATDDYDAATQAAAEARYAAMDDTARAALERTIIAGLPGSEEGFTSPQFRRAIETYANIDAARLRDHHVAFLEAVCPLADELGIRLVVHPDDPPFPIFGLPRIVSTEADVTDLFARVPNGSNGLCMCTGSFGVRADNDLPGMIDRLGDRIGFLHLRSVQREADGAFHEAEHLGGDAGMAAVVAAVHRLSVREDRSIPMRPDHGHQMLDDLNRTTNPGYSLIGRMRGLAELRGLERGIAHAAGNMA; encoded by the coding sequence ATGTTGATGACACAGACGATGCGGTGGTTCGGGCCGGCCGATCCGGTGCAGTTGCACGGTATCAGGCAAGCCGGCGCGACGCAGGTCGTGACCGCCTTGCACGAGGTGCATAACGGCGCGGTTTGGGAACGTGATGCGATCGCAGCGCGCAAGGCGGCGATCCGCGCCGCGGGACTTGACTGGACGGTGGTCGAAAGCCTGCCGGTGGAGGAGGGACTGAAGACACGCTCGGCCGACTGGGGACGGCTGATCGACAACTATCGGCAGAGTTTGATCAACCTCGCCGCGTGCGGGATCGACGTGGTCACGTATAATTTCATGCCGCTGCTCGACTGGACGCGAACCGATCTCGGTTGGGAACTGCCAGACGGCGCTCGGGCGCTGCGCTTTGAGGCGGTCGCGGTCGCGGCCTATGATCTGTTCATTTTACGTCGCTCGGGCGCGACCGACGATTATGACGCGGCGACGCAAGCGGCGGCGGAGGCGCGTTACGCGGCGATGGACGATACCGCGCGTGCCGCGTTGGAGCGCACGATCATCGCCGGCCTACCGGGTAGCGAAGAAGGCTTCACCTCGCCGCAATTCCGGCGCGCGATCGAAACCTACGCCAACATCGACGCCGCGCGGCTGCGCGACCATCATGTTGCATTTCTCGAGGCGGTGTGCCCGTTGGCGGATGAACTCGGCATCCGGCTGGTCGTTCATCCCGACGATCCGCCGTTCCCGATCTTCGGTTTGCCGCGCATCGTCAGCACAGAAGCCGATGTGACGGATCTGTTCGCGCGCGTGCCGAATGGGTCCAACGGGTTGTGCATGTGCACCGGATCGTTCGGCGTGCGCGCTGACAACGATCTGCCCGGCATGATCGATCGGCTGGGCGACCGCATCGGCTTCCTGCATCTGCGATCGGTGCAGCGCGAAGCCGACGGCGCGTTCCACGAGGCCGAGCATCTGGGCGGCGACGCAGGCATGGCGGCGGTCGTGGCGGCGGTGCATCGGCTGTCGGTCCGCGAAGACCGCAGCATCCCGATGCGGCCCGATCATGGCCATCAGATGTTGGACGACCTGAACCGGACGACCAACCCGGGATATTCGCTGATCGGACGGATGCGCGGGCTCGCCGAACTGCGCGGGCTTGAACGTGGCATCGCCCATGCGGCAGGCAACATGGCATGA